The genomic region GTGAAGCAGTCCTTCGCCGCGCATCGCGTGAACAAGACGTATTACGCATTGGTCAAGCGTACGCCGGGTGTGCCGGCTGGGGTCTGGAGCGACGTACTGAGCAAGACCATCGTGCGTGGCGGGCGTAAGATCAAGGATGCCCAGCGGCTGCCGGCCAAGTCCCGTTATCAGGTTGTAAAAGACACGGTCGGCGGCTTTCCGGTCTGCTTGCTCAAGCTCATGCCGGTCACCGGCCGCACGCACCAGCTCCGGATCCAATGCAAAAGCCACAACCATCCCATCGTAGGCGATCAGACCTATGGCAGTTTCAGCTTCAACCGTGAAGTGGCAGCGGAAACCGGAGTGAAACGTTTGCTCCTGCATTCGGCGGAGACGACTGTGAATTATGCGTATCAGGGCAAATCACAGCATTTCACGGCCAAGTCCGCGCTGCCGGCAGAATTTGATGCGGTCCTGAAGTTTCGTCCCGGCTTGAATACCGGTCGCGGCACCCGTGCGCCGATGCCGCATTCGAGTTCACGCGCCCTTTCCGGGCGTCGCTTCCGGCGACCGTAGTCCGGGAACGATGGTGCGCGTAAGCGAGTCGGCCGAATTTCGGTTCGAGGGCCCGTCGCTTTCGTGAGCTTGCCTGAGTGACGCCCCGGCCGAATCTCCGTGTGCTTCCTTAGCAGGCTCGTCCCGTCTTAGTCCTCATGCCCGGATCCTCCGGTGGACCGCCCCTCGTTTGCGATCGCTTTCATGCTTCGGTAGTCGAGTTTGCCGCTGCCCAGTACGGGAAGGCTTTCGATTGCGATCCAGTCCCTTGCATTCGGCTTCCACAGGTTGGGGATCTCCAGTCCCTTGAGGAGGGTGTGCAGATCACCGGTCTTATCTCCCAAGGTATGAAGGACGCACAGTTTCTCGCCCTTGCGTGCATCTTCGAGGGCGACCACTGCGAGGCTTTCCGGGCCGGTGTCGAGTGCGTCTTGCAGGGCTTTTTCGATACTGCCATGCGATATCATTTCCCCTCCGATCTTGCTGAAGCGGGAGAGGCGACCGGTGATGGCAAAAAAGCCGTCCGTATCCATTAGACCTATGTCACCGGTTTCATACCAGCCGTCCTTGACCACGGAGGCCGTCAGTTCCGGCTTGTGTAAGTAGCCTTTCATCACGTTGGGGCCTTTGACGCAGATCATGCCCTCCTCGCCGGCAGCCAGCGCTTCGCCGGTTTCCGGATGAACGATCTTCATGGCGATGCCGGGGAGCACGCGACCGAGACGCTCGGGCCGGCTGCCGGTTTCTTCCAGCTTGTCGATTTCGACGTTGGGCAGGCTGACCGCACAGACGGGAGCCAGCTCGGTGGCTCCATATCCTTCCAGCGGGCGCAGGCCGAAGCGTTTCTCGAACATGTCGGCGACTCTCGGCTGGAGTTTTTCCGCACCGGTAAACACATAGCGCAGTGCGGCCAATTGCTCGGGTTTGATTTTGCGGCAGTAAGCAATGAGGAAACTGGGCGTGGTCAGCAGGAGGCTGCCGTGGTAGCGTTCCGCCAGTTTGCCGATGGCGTCGGCTTCGAGCGGGCTTGTGTGGCACGCGGTGGTCAGGCCGCTGAGAAGGGGAAACCACATGGCCGCCGTGTAACCGAAGGAGTGAAAGTGCGGGAGGCTGGCGAGCATCACATCACTACGCTTGGGACCGAGCACAGCACGAAAGGACTCGATATTGGAGAGTAGATTGTGGTGGCTCAGCATCACTCCCTTCGGCTCCGCGGTCGAACCGCTCGAAAACAGGACGGTGGCGATATGCTCGGCATCAAAATCGCCGGCCTTGGACAGGCGGGAGGCCGGTGTCAGGCGCGCGCTCAGCCAGGCCCGTTTCTTTTCGGCTGAACTGAAGCCCGTGAGCAGATCGTCGACGTAAAGGACATTAGCGGGTAGGGGAAGATCGGGGAAACGTTCGAGAAAAGCCCGCGAGGTGATGACGGTATTCAATCCGCATTGCTTTTCCGCCGAAGCCACCAGTGCGGCTGGTGCGGTGTAGTTCAGATTTACGCTGGTACGGAGGTCCAGCGTAATTGCGAGGTTGGACAAGGTCGAAGCGATTCCTGTCGGCAGAAGCACGCCGATATGGTCCTCATCAACTGTCGTGGATTGACGGATACAATCTCTTAGGAGGAGTGATGCGGTCAGGGTTTCTCCGAAACTGAGTTCCTTGCCGTTGTTGTCGGCCAGGGCAAGTTTCTTCCAATTGCGCCGGGCGGATCTGATGAATTCATGGCCGAGGCTCTTGCGATGGCCTTTGAGCAGTTCCCATGCGTCAACCGAGAGTTCGCTGACGGCTTGTTGCACCTCAAAGACTGTCGAGCTGGCGGGCAGGGCTTCGCCGTAATGCACGCTAATTGGATAGCGGAAATCTCGGAGCGGACGGATTTTGGGCATGCCGTGACGGTAGCTGGAGACACTGCCCCAGGCGCCGCCGATGTAGACCGGAATGATCGGGTAGTCCGTTCCCTTGACGATGCGCTCAAAGCCCGGTTTGAAGGGGCGCATCATCCCCGTGCGGCTGAGCGCGCCCTCGGCAAAGATACAGACGAGATAACCGTCATCCAGGGCCTGGCGTGCATTCTTGAGGGATTGAAGCAGCTTTTTGGGATTGTCCTGTCCATGGATTAGGATGACGCCACCGATGTCGACCAGTTTGCGGATCATCCAGTTGGATTTCTCATAGAAGCTGCGGGACATGAGCATGCGGATTCGCCGTTGCTGGCTGGAAGCGATAAGTACCGCATCCATTAGGCTGATATGATTGCACACCAGTAGGGCGCCTCCTTCCACGGGCAGTTTCTCCAACCCGCGTACTTTCATCTTGTAGCAGAACCGGGTCACTAGAAGTACGATGAACTTGATGAAGAAGTCGGGCAGGACAATCAGGCTGACGACGGCAAGAATAAGGAGGCCGATGCCCAGGCAGAGAAAGCCCTGCTGGGCGCTCAAGCCGATGGCTGTATTCAGATAGAGCAGGGCGCTGGCGCTGAGGATCCCGATCCAGCTGAAGAAGGAACTTGTGGCCTTGATGGAACCGACTCGGTCCGAAGGACTGCGGAATTGGATAAAGGACTCGAGGGGAACGATGAACAAGCCGGCGGCAAAGCCAAGTATGGGCATGACAATGATGGCCGCTTTCAGACTACCGGGTGCGATCACGCCGAGAACGACCAGGCTGATGCTCATCAATCCAGCACCGATCGGGACGATTCCGAATTCGATATTGCGTCCGCTGAGCCAGCCTGCAGTGGCCGAGCCCAATCCTATGCCGATTGCGGTGAGAAGAAAGAGGCGGGTGGACTGCTCCGGACTGAGCTGGAGGTGCTCACTGCCATAGTTGAGGAGATTCAGCTGGATAAAGGCTGCAGCGAGGCCAAAGACGGCCAAGGCTGCAACGGCCAATACGAGAAAGCCGTCCTTGCGGATGATCTTGAAGGTGCGGAAGACGCTGCCGAATCCATTCAGGCTGAGATGACGGTCCGGGTGCGCGGGAGTCGATTGCATCTTCAGTGAGGCGGCGAATCCGAGCCCGGCAATGACCAGGCAGGACAGCGCCGCCAAGGCGAATTGCTGGTTGAGGATCAGGCTCAATTCCGGTGCGAGCACGGTCCCGGCGATAATCGCCACAAAGGTGAAGAGTTGTAGCATGCCATTGGCTTTGGAGAGACGCTCGTGCCCCACCTGTTCGGGAATGATCCCGTATTTGCACGGGCCGATAAAAGCGCTTTGGGCTGACATCAGGAACATGGTCAGGTAGAGCAGAAACGCGCTTTCCTTGTTCAGCGCAACAACACCTACCCCCATGATGCCGATTTCGGCTGCCTTCAGGATGACGATCATGCTCCGTTTGCTGAACTTGTCGGCAAAGTTGCCGGCGATCGGTACTATCAGGATGAAGGGAATGGCAAAGACCAAACCGACCGTTGCCAGAATTTTCGGGGAAGCGTCTACTCCATTCCAAGCGACCAGGGCGTAGATCATCAGCAGCTTGAACAGGTTGTCGTTCATCGCCCCGCCGAACTGGGCGATATTGTGCCACCAGAAAGTCTGTGGCAGTTTAATGGTGTTGTTTGCTTGTGTCGTCATAGTGGTGAAGTCGGATTCGGCCTTCACTTTTTAGATGACAACAATATTGTCAATGCGATAATGACAATAATGTTGTCATTGCGATGATTTCATGTATGTCTTAGCTTATGTCGCAATTAAATGCCCACGAGGAAATTCATGCCTTGGCCAACTCGGTCCGTCGTGTTTACAACCGGTTTCGTCATGTCACGGATCAACTGCATGCGCAGACAGGCGTCACCGCACCAAAGCGGACGCTACTCATGGATTTGAGGCGTTATGGACCACAGACGGTACCAGACTTGGCCTCGGCCCGTTTTATTAGCAGACAGATTATTCAGACCCAGATCAACGAGCTAAAGAAAGAGGGGTATGTGGAGGGCCGTTCCAACCCTGAACATAAGCGTTCGAAACTGATCGCCCTGACCCAGGAGGGGGAAGCCTTCGTGGATGCGATGATCGCACGCGAACATGACTATATGGATCAGGTCGACTGGCTGCCGGATCCTGAGCAACTGCACACTTGTGTCGCGGTGCTGGACGCAATCTACGACAAACTGGAGGCCTAAGGGCCGCGCCGTTACAGCGCCACCGTGACCGAACCTGCCGCCTCCCGGGCCTTCTCTCGGGCGGCTTCGATGCTTTCATCGCGGGCGAGAACAACGCCCATCCGACGCTTGCCCTTCACCTCCGGTTTGCCGAACAGTCTCAACTGGGTATCCGGGGCACGTAGAGCGGTTTCGAGATTGCCGAATTGGACGTCCTTGCTTTGGCCTTCCACGAGGATGACCGCAGATGCACTGGGACCGAATTGCCGGATCACGGGAATCGGCAGGCCCAGAATCGCGCGGGCGTGGAGGGCAAACTGTGAGAGGTCCTGGGAAATCATGGTGACCATACCTGTATCGTGTGGACGCGGGGAGACTTCACTGAAATAGACCGTGTCCCCTTTAACGAAAAGTTCGACGCCGAAGATGCCAAAACCGCCCAGTGCATCGGTTACGGATTTTGCGATATGCTTGGCGTTTTCCAGGGCGGTGGAGCTCATTGCCTGCGGTTGCCAGGATTCGCGATAGTCGCCGTCGACCTGGATGTGGCCAACCGGTTCGCAGTAGGCGGTCCCGTCCACATGCCGAACCGTCAGGAGGGTGATTTCGTAATCAAAGTCGACAAAGCCTTCGATGATGACCTTGCCCTTGCCGGCTCGGCCGCCTTCCTGTGCATAATGCCAGGCGGGCTCGATGTCCTCTTCCGTCTTGAGTACGCTCTGGCCTTTGCCCGATGAGCTCATGATCGGTTTGACCACGCAGGGCAGGCCAATGGTTGCGACGGCGTCTTTGTAATCCTCGAAAGTGTCGGCAAAGCGGTAAGGGGAGGTGGCGAGCCCCAGTTCTTCGGCTGCGAGTCGGCGGATGCCTTCACGGTTCATGGTCAGGCAGGTGGCGCGGGCGGTCGGAATGACCCGGGTCACGCCGGCCGACTCCAGGGCGGCTAGGGTGTCCGTTGCGATCGCCTCGACTTCGGGGACGACATAGTCGGGCTTTTCTGCCTCGATAATGGACTGCAGTGCCGCTCCGTCCAGCATTGAACAGACGTGGGCCCGGTCCGCCACCTGCATCGCGGGGGCATCGGCGTAGGCGTCGACAGCAATGACTTCCACGCCATAACGCTGCAGCTCGATGACGACTTCCTTGCCCAATTCCCCGGAACCGCAGAGCAGCACCTTGGTGGCATTCGATGTAAAAGGGGTTCCAATCGTGGTCATTTCGGTAGTCAAAAGGGCCGTGAGGCTTTAGACAAATCGTAAAAACCTATTCCTGTGCACAGACGATAGGTATTTCGATCCGGATGCAGCCGATTAGCGACTGTCATGTGCTATCGTGTTTCTATTCGTATTTTGCCCGTCGCTGCCCTTGCCCCGGATCGAAGGCTTTAAACTTGCCTTGGAGCGCTGAAAAACTTATAAGTCGTACGGCTTAAGTGTTCAGTTCTACGCCCCAACTAACCCCTGATACGATGAAAAGAGTCCGCAAACCAAGCCTTGTTTCCGGCTGTATTTTTATGCTGTCCGTTCTGCCCGTGTCTGCTGTTATCAGCCTGAGTTCGATCGATACATTTGCGGTCAATGTTGAAAATTGGGAAGCGGGGGATCGTCCGCCGACATGGAACAGCGGTTCCGGCTTCGACGGCAGTTCCGGGTATCTCTTTCACGATTCGGACGGGAGTTCCAGCGGAGGAAAATGGCTGATGTGGAATGACAGTACCGGTTCCCAGGATTGGCTGGGGGACTATACTGCAGCGGGTGTTTCTGCGATTTCCTTTTGGGCCAATAACCAAACCGGAGCGGATCGGAACTTCTGGATCAGTTTTGAAGGACCGGGGGGCGATTTCGTGACAGAGGCGATCGTATTGCCGGGGAACGGGCAATGGACGCAATACACGGTGGACTTGAGCTCGCTATCCTATTTCTCCGGGAGCGGGGGGACGGGTAATTTATCCGATACCTTGGGCAATGTGAGCCGGGTTGCCATGTTGGCCGACGATTCCAGTGGAGTTGGGCTCAATATTAATAACAATCTTGGTATTGTCCGTCCAGGGACATCGGTTTCTGAAATCTGGATCGACAATATCGAGGCCGTTCCCGAGCCCGCGACTTATGTATTATTCATGGGTATGTCGATGCTCGGATACATGTTGAAGCGACACTCTCCCAAGCGTTCCCCGAAACCAGTCATCTGAGACTACCGAGGAGCCGCCGGATGTACCTGCGGCACGGATGAAATTGCCGCTGGCTAGTTCGTCGGATCAATCCGCAAACGATAGAATTTTAGCGGTTCTCTGCTGTTATTGCTTAATTCAACATGCAGGCGCCCGTCGGGACCGGCGGTCAAACTGCTTTGTTCGAATGCTTCCGTTTCATCCCATTCGAGGAGGTTTCCGGATTCTTGGACTGCATATGTGTAGTCTTGAACGTCGGGATTGATGCCGAACATGAGGCTGAGGTTGACGCCCTCGTCCTCGTTTGCGTTGCACTTGAGCTCCAGATCGGGGGCATCGGAGGCGTCTTTGGGGTTTGTATCAAAAAAATACTCCAGAAGGTTGATCGCCTGGTCTGCATCCGGGTTGGCCTCTCGATCCAGCTCACCGCCTTCCGTCACTGTATCGGGTTCCAGGTGACGTTCCTGCCAGCGTAGGTAGGCGTCT from Coraliomargarita parva harbors:
- a CDS encoding RluA family pseudouridine synthase — translated: MSEESQILPEALPLGPDVRLIEANKDGLVALDKPSGVMSHPNRHEERHRALLDAHYDYEREEFSWENDAGDICRAWLVNRLDSPTSGVILIALNKEVADAVKQSFAAHRVNKTYYALVKRTPGVPAGVWSDVLSKTIVRGGRKIKDAQRLPAKSRYQVVKDTVGGFPVCLLKLMPVTGRTHQLRIQCKSHNHPIVGDQTYGSFSFNREVAAETGVKRLLLHSAETTVNYAYQGKSQHFTAKSALPAEFDAVLKFRPGLNTGRGTRAPMPHSSSRALSGRRFRRP
- a CDS encoding acyl-[ACP]--phospholipid O-acyltransferase, translating into MTTQANNTIKLPQTFWWHNIAQFGGAMNDNLFKLLMIYALVAWNGVDASPKILATVGLVFAIPFILIVPIAGNFADKFSKRSMIVILKAAEIGIMGVGVVALNKESAFLLYLTMFLMSAQSAFIGPCKYGIIPEQVGHERLSKANGMLQLFTFVAIIAGTVLAPELSLILNQQFALAALSCLVIAGLGFAASLKMQSTPAHPDRHLSLNGFGSVFRTFKIIRKDGFLVLAVAALAVFGLAAAFIQLNLLNYGSEHLQLSPEQSTRLFLLTAIGIGLGSATAGWLSGRNIEFGIVPIGAGLMSISLVVLGVIAPGSLKAAIIVMPILGFAAGLFIVPLESFIQFRSPSDRVGSIKATSSFFSWIGILSASALLYLNTAIGLSAQQGFLCLGIGLLILAVVSLIVLPDFFIKFIVLLVTRFCYKMKVRGLEKLPVEGGALLVCNHISLMDAVLIASSQQRRIRMLMSRSFYEKSNWMIRKLVDIGGVILIHGQDNPKKLLQSLKNARQALDDGYLVCIFAEGALSRTGMMRPFKPGFERIVKGTDYPIIPVYIGGAWGSVSSYRHGMPKIRPLRDFRYPISVHYGEALPASSTVFEVQQAVSELSVDAWELLKGHRKSLGHEFIRSARRNWKKLALADNNGKELSFGETLTASLLLRDCIRQSTTVDEDHIGVLLPTGIASTLSNLAITLDLRTSVNLNYTAPAALVASAEKQCGLNTVITSRAFLERFPDLPLPANVLYVDDLLTGFSSAEKKRAWLSARLTPASRLSKAGDFDAEHIATVLFSSGSTAEPKGVMLSHHNLLSNIESFRAVLGPKRSDVMLASLPHFHSFGYTAAMWFPLLSGLTTACHTSPLEADAIGKLAERYHGSLLLTTPSFLIAYCRKIKPEQLAALRYVFTGAEKLQPRVADMFEKRFGLRPLEGYGATELAPVCAVSLPNVEIDKLEETGSRPERLGRVLPGIAMKIVHPETGEALAAGEEGMICVKGPNVMKGYLHKPELTASVVKDGWYETGDIGLMDTDGFFAITGRLSRFSKIGGEMISHGSIEKALQDALDTGPESLAVVALEDARKGEKLCVLHTLGDKTGDLHTLLKGLEIPNLWKPNARDWIAIESLPVLGSGKLDYRSMKAIANEGRSTGGSGHED
- a CDS encoding MarR family winged helix-turn-helix transcriptional regulator, producing MSQLNAHEEIHALANSVRRVYNRFRHVTDQLHAQTGVTAPKRTLLMDLRRYGPQTVPDLASARFISRQIIQTQINELKKEGYVEGRSNPEHKRSKLIALTQEGEAFVDAMIAREHDYMDQVDWLPDPEQLHTCVAVLDAIYDKLEA
- the purT gene encoding formate-dependent phosphoribosylglycinamide formyltransferase, which codes for MTTIGTPFTSNATKVLLCGSGELGKEVVIELQRYGVEVIAVDAYADAPAMQVADRAHVCSMLDGAALQSIIEAEKPDYVVPEVEAIATDTLAALESAGVTRVIPTARATCLTMNREGIRRLAAEELGLATSPYRFADTFEDYKDAVATIGLPCVVKPIMSSSGKGQSVLKTEEDIEPAWHYAQEGGRAGKGKVIIEGFVDFDYEITLLTVRHVDGTAYCEPVGHIQVDGDYRESWQPQAMSSTALENAKHIAKSVTDALGGFGIFGVELFVKGDTVYFSEVSPRPHDTGMVTMISQDLSQFALHARAILGLPIPVIRQFGPSASAVILVEGQSKDVQFGNLETALRAPDTQLRLFGKPEVKGKRRMGVVLARDESIEAAREKAREAAGSVTVAL
- a CDS encoding PEP-CTERM sorting domain-containing protein, with the protein product MKRVRKPSLVSGCIFMLSVLPVSAVISLSSIDTFAVNVENWEAGDRPPTWNSGSGFDGSSGYLFHDSDGSSSGGKWLMWNDSTGSQDWLGDYTAAGVSAISFWANNQTGADRNFWISFEGPGGDFVTEAIVLPGNGQWTQYTVDLSSLSYFSGSGGTGNLSDTLGNVSRVAMLADDSSGVGLNINNNLGIVRPGTSVSEIWIDNIEAVPEPATYVLFMGMSMLGYMLKRHSPKRSPKPVI